The following are from one region of the Candidatus Hydrogenedentota bacterium genome:
- a CDS encoding sugar phosphate isomerase/epimerase — MTTSNKLGWRLAAQAWSFHHFTLFEAIDKTAALGLKYIEAYPGQALSPVEPETVFDPNLDAAGLEKTKAKLRSAGISLVNFGVVNLPNNEMESRKVFEFAKEMGIETIVSEPPLDAFDLLDRLCADYAINVAIHNHPAPSPYWNPDTVLAACKGRSARIGACADTGHWVRSGIDPLEAMRKLEGRIISFHSKDVDVHSPEAQDVPWGTGIGDMKGQLEEIRRQGIKPVISIEYELPTNADPQCDMAKCIAYYESVCGTL; from the coding sequence ATGACAACAAGCAATAAGCTAGGGTGGAGGCTTGCCGCGCAAGCATGGTCTTTTCATCACTTCACCCTTTTTGAAGCAATCGACAAGACGGCGGCTCTTGGTCTGAAGTACATTGAAGCGTATCCGGGGCAAGCATTGAGCCCGGTAGAACCGGAGACAGTCTTTGACCCCAACCTTGACGCAGCCGGTCTGGAGAAGACCAAAGCTAAGCTTCGGTCGGCCGGTATTTCGCTCGTCAATTTCGGTGTGGTGAATCTGCCGAACAACGAAATGGAGTCACGCAAAGTCTTTGAGTTTGCCAAAGAGATGGGCATCGAGACTATTGTCTCTGAGCCCCCTCTGGATGCGTTCGATTTGTTGGACAGACTCTGCGCGGACTACGCCATCAATGTGGCCATTCACAATCATCCCGCTCCCTCTCCGTATTGGAATCCAGATACTGTACTCGCTGCCTGCAAAGGAAGAAGCGCTCGCATTGGTGCGTGCGCCGATACGGGGCACTGGGTCCGCTCCGGAATCGATCCGTTGGAAGCGATGCGCAAGCTCGAAGGCCGAATCATCAGTTTCCACAGCAAAGACGTGGACGTACATTCGCCCGAAGCCCAGGATGTCCCATGGGGAACCGGTATCGGAGACATGAAGGGGCAATTGGAGGAGATCCGGCGTCAAGGTATTAAGCCTGTCATCTCTATCGAATACGAGCTGCCCACGAATGCCGATCCGCAGTGCGACATGGCAAAGTGTATTGCATACTATGAATCGGTGTGCGGCACGCTATAA
- a CDS encoding DUF2961 domain-containing protein, which produces MRLGLRRLTYVLIVASILTLSVGLAQETSTSGILADLSRLKNFTVGRESSVDPTGGNADGRHDWPLKPGETRTLADLKGAGAIVHIWITIASKDEQYLKNLVLRMYWDGEENPSVEAPIGDFFGLGMGRYYQYSCLPIQIGVDRGLNCFWRMPFGNGARVTVTNDGPLPAIAFYYYIDYQKYEKLPDDELRFHAQYRQEYPCAPGANYVFLEAKGRGHYVGCNLSLQDRAGGWWGEGDDMIFVDDDSKPVLLGTGSEDYFCGGWAYGESQTQTFSNLYFGAPLIEGGHNQNAVWNVYRYHLEDPIPFTKSIKVTMEHGHANNRKDDFSSVAYWYQTEPHVPFPPMAKAGERLPAKATVFVEPWVIEAEALAPLFGNPAVVAESTANFGNLWSDGAHLKVNATEPSTFKAVLPVSPSDAGAYAMEVWYTAGPDYGRCELWVNGKKACEWDGYNASVTTRKKLESLGSLVLEKANNTIELRIVGKNDASKGYLMGYDCYRVSPK; this is translated from the coding sequence ATGCGACTAGGTCTAAGACGGTTAACGTACGTGCTGATAGTAGCGAGTATTCTGACCCTATCCGTGGGACTCGCGCAGGAAACTTCGACCAGCGGAATTCTTGCCGATCTCTCGCGCCTCAAGAACTTCACTGTGGGCCGCGAATCGAGCGTTGATCCCACCGGCGGCAATGCGGACGGCCGGCACGACTGGCCGCTGAAGCCTGGAGAGACGCGGACTCTTGCGGACCTAAAAGGCGCGGGTGCAATTGTCCACATCTGGATCACAATTGCGTCCAAGGACGAGCAATACCTGAAGAATCTCGTACTGCGCATGTACTGGGACGGCGAAGAGAATCCCTCGGTAGAAGCGCCCATCGGGGACTTTTTCGGCCTGGGCATGGGCCGCTACTACCAGTACTCGTGCTTGCCGATTCAAATCGGAGTTGACCGCGGACTGAACTGTTTTTGGCGCATGCCATTCGGCAATGGGGCGAGGGTAACGGTGACCAACGATGGCCCACTTCCGGCTATCGCTTTCTACTACTACATCGATTACCAAAAGTACGAGAAACTGCCGGATGACGAGTTGCGCTTTCACGCGCAGTATCGTCAGGAGTATCCCTGCGCGCCGGGAGCCAACTATGTCTTCCTGGAGGCCAAAGGCCGCGGACACTATGTGGGATGCAACCTCTCGCTTCAGGACCGCGCAGGAGGGTGGTGGGGCGAAGGCGACGACATGATCTTCGTTGACGACGACTCAAAGCCGGTCCTTCTAGGAACAGGTTCTGAGGATTACTTCTGCGGCGGGTGGGCGTACGGCGAATCGCAGACCCAGACATTCAGCAATCTCTATTTTGGCGCTCCCCTGATCGAGGGCGGTCATAACCAAAACGCTGTCTGGAACGTCTACCGATATCACCTCGAAGATCCAATTCCCTTCACGAAGAGCATCAAAGTGACGATGGAGCACGGCCACGCCAACAATCGAAAAGACGATTTCTCGTCTGTTGCGTATTGGTATCAAACGGAACCGCATGTGCCGTTTCCGCCCATGGCGAAGGCTGGTGAGCGGCTTCCAGCCAAGGCAACCGTATTTGTCGAGCCCTGGGTAATTGAGGCAGAGGCACTCGCTCCGTTGTTCGGAAATCCCGCTGTTGTGGCCGAATCCACGGCGAACTTCGGGAATCTGTGGAGTGACGGTGCTCACTTGAAGGTCAATGCGACCGAGCCGTCCACCTTCAAGGCAGTGCTACCTGTGTCTCCAAGCGATGCCGGAGCCTACGCAATGGAGGTCTGGTATACCGCAGGTCCGGACTATGGCCGTTGCGAATTGTGGGTCAACGGCAAGAAGGCTTGTGAGTGGGACGGCTACAACGCAAGCGTGACCACGCGAAAGAAGTTGGAGAGCCTCGGTTCGTTGGTGCTTGAAAAGGCCAATAACACAATTGAGTTGCGCATTGTCGGCAAGAACGATGCGTCAAAAGGGTATCTCATGGGGTACGACTGCTACCGAGTCTCTCCAAAGTAG